GCGCCGGCCTCACCCCACGGGATGGTCGCCGGGTCGGACTGCCCGAAGACCCTGATCTGCCGGCCCTGCACGACGATCGTGTCGCCGTCAGCGGCGACGCCGTCGAGGTGGCCGGAGATGGAGTCCCACTCGAGCAGGGTCGCCAGCGTGCGGGCGTCGGCGAGGTCGTTGACCGCGACCACCTCGACGTCGGCGTTATTGGCCAGGGCCGCGCGCAGGTAGCTGCGCCCGATCCGCCCGAACCCGTTGATGCCGATGCGTACCGTCATGACTTCATTTCCTCCTGTTGATCTTAGGGTTGGGCTTGGCGGCGCGGAGCAGGGCGAGCGCGCCGGCCCGGGCGTCGTCGAACGGGCCCTGGTCCTGCTGTGCGATCGCGAGCACGTAGCCGCCCTGGAGCACGGCCATCAGGGTGTGTGCGAGCTGCTCGGGGTCGAGGTCGTCGCGCAGTTGGCCCGCGGCGACCGCCTCGCGGAGCACCCTCACCCAGCTCACGTGGACCTCGGCGAACGCGCGCGCGACCGGGGCGAGCAGCACCGGGTCTTCGCGGACCTGGGGGTCCTGGGTCATCCGCCCGACCTTGCAGCCCTTCAGGGCGGCGCGGGGACGCATCAGGTAGGCCTCGATGCGGGCCATCGGGTCGCCGGGGCCGTCGAGCTCGGACGCGGCCGGCAGCAGGTCGGCGATGTTGCGCTCGAGCGCGGCCAGCGCCAGGTCTCGCTTGGTCGAAAAGTGGTGGTACATGCTGCCCTGGCCCACGCCGGACCGCTCGCGCACGTGGCGCGGGCTGGTGTCGGCGTAACCACGCTCCCACATCAGCTCGCTCATCGTGTCGACCAGGAGTTCTCGCGAGTCCATGGTCCTAGTGTACATACCAGTAGGTACAGCGGGTTGGAGAGGCTCTGGATGGACGGCCACCGGATCTACCGCATCGCCCGCCTCGGCGCGAGGATGGTCGCATGAAGCCCGGGGTCGGATCCGTCGACGAGTCACACGCTGGCCACCTCGCGACGATGCTGGCCTATGTGGACCGGCAGGAGCTCGATCCGCGCGAGACGTTCCACGAATGGGAGGCCGAGCTTCCGCCGGCCGAGCGCGCGGCGTTCGGCGGGCTCAAGGACTCGGCCGCGATCCGGGCGAGCATCGAGGCGGCCTTTCCCGGCCACACCGTCCACAATGTAGACGGGATGAACGAGGTCTACGTCTCCAACATGGGCGCCAAGGGCTCCGACCGGGCGTTCCTCCAGCACCACATCGACGGGCCGTTCGGCCTACTGCCGTTCATGACGCTGCTGCGCTGCCTGGTCGTCGTGCGGGGAAACGACCGCGTCACGACGATCTTCTCGGCCCAGCGGCGCGGTGACACGCTGCGTACGGGTCAGTTCTGCTGGTTCGACTACAACCGCGACATCCACCACATCACCAAGACCGGCGACCCCGACGACCTCCTCGACGACAGCCGCATCTGCCTCAAGGTGCACTACGCGGTCGCACCGCGGTGGCTCGCGCCGTTCCAATCGCTCTTCGAGGGGTGGAACGAGACCTACAACCGGCGGGCACGGCAGCTTTTCGTCGCGAGCAAGAACCCGCAGTCGGCGATCGGCCGGTTCCTCGGCGCGATCGTCAACGTCGGCACGTTTCTCTACCCGCTGTTCTTCCAATACGTCGGCGTGCTCAACCTGCTCGTCGTGCTGCTGTTCTGGGTCGCGTCCGCGGGCCATCCCACGGAGCGGGTCTACCTGTTCAGCTTCGTCCACTACCTCCTCTACGTCTTCGCCTACGCGTTCCGCGCGGTCGAGCCCGGCCGGTTCGCGCGCGACGCGACGCTGTTCCAGCTCATCGCGCTCGGCACGCTGTTCTACCAATACGGGCAGGAGGGGCTCGATGTGCCGTCGCTCGCGGTCGCGGCCGTCGGGTTCGGGCTGTCCGGGCTCGCGTTCCTGCGGCTCGGCTCCGACCGCACCTATTTCGGCGCGGAGTTCGGCGTCGTCCCGCCGGGCAGGGTCACGGGCTTCCCCTACGGTGTCATTCCGCATCCCATGATCGTCGGCAAGCTCGTCGGCTTCGCCGGGCTCGCGCTGCACGCACCGTTCCGCGCGGCGTGGTGGCCGCTGCTGGTCGGGCACGTGGCCTGCTACGTGCTCGTGCTGTGCCAGGAGCTAGCGGGCCGGCACGTGGCCTTCCGCTTCGAGGAGACCTACCGCGACTTCGCGCGGTTCCATCGGCGGACCGGGAACGTGGTCGTCCACCTCGTCACCACCGGGCTCGGCCTGCTCGGCATCTTCGGGCTCGTCGGCCTGGTCGGCCCGACGCCCGCGGTGGCGGTGTCGTTCGTCGCGGTCGGCTACGCGTTCTTCTGCGCCTACACGGCACCCGATCAGACCGCGCTGACGTCGGTCCTGTTCACCGGTGTCGTGCTGGCCGCCTACCTCGCCCTGCCCACGCTGATCTGGCCGGTCTCCGTCGGGCTGCTGGTCTTCGGCTGGGTGGCGCAGGACCTGTCCCACATCGTGTTCCGGGAGCGGACCTACATGAGCTCCTACCAGCGCGAGCGCGGGGCGGCGGGACAGTTCGCGCTGCACAGCGTGCTGCTCGTGCCGCTCATCTGCCGGGCCGCGTTCTTCCGTGTTACCGAGCCCGCAACCGCTTGACGGCGCGCAGGAGCTCCATCGGTCGTTCGAACGGGATCGCGTGCCCGGCATCGGCCAGGACCGTCAACCGCGCGTCCGGAAGGCATTCCGACAGCACGCGTGAGTTGCGCGGCGCGAGCACCCGGTCGCCGGCCCCGACCAGCACCTCGACCGGCACGCCGACGGCTCCGAGCCGGCCGGCCGTGCGATGGAACGACATCGCGGCCGCCTGGAGGAGCGAGTTGACCCGCGAATAGGGCTCCGCCCGCTGGATCTCCCGGAGCGGGGCCAACAGCTCGTGCGCATCGCTCGGGCTCTTGTTCTCGTGGACGAGCAGGCGATCGCACATGGACCACACCCGGACGTCCTTCGAGACCGCCGCCGCGACGGTCAGCGGCAGCGAACGCAGGAACGCGCGCGAGAAGTCGGCGCGGGCCGAACTGGCCGACAGCACCAGCCCGCCGACCTGCCCCGGGTGCCGGAGAGCGAGGAGTTGCGCGACCATCCCGCCCATCGACTCCCCCACCACGAGGGCGGGAGCGTGACCGGCGGCGGCGCCCAGGACGGCGGCGGCGTCATCAGCCACCGTCGAGAGCGTGTAGGGCCGCAGAGAGCGCGCCGACCCGCCCGTGCCGCGGTGGTCGACGAGCACGACTCGATAGGGCAGCGGACCCACCCGCTCGAGCCAAGGCAGCCAACTGCTCCCCGAGCGGCCGTAGCCGGCCAGCAACACGAGTGCGGGGTCCGGCCCGTCGCGGACCTGATACGAC
This genomic interval from Asanoa ferruginea contains the following:
- a CDS encoding TetR/AcrR family transcriptional regulator, with product MDSRELLVDTMSELMWERGYADTSPRHVRERSGVGQGSMYHHFSTKRDLALAALERNIADLLPAASELDGPGDPMARIEAYLMRPRAALKGCKVGRMTQDPQVREDPVLLAPVARAFAEVHVSWVRVLREAVAAGQLRDDLDPEQLAHTLMAVLQGGYVLAIAQQDQGPFDDARAGALALLRAAKPNPKINRRK
- a CDS encoding methyltransferase, whose product is MKPGVGSVDESHAGHLATMLAYVDRQELDPRETFHEWEAELPPAERAAFGGLKDSAAIRASIEAAFPGHTVHNVDGMNEVYVSNMGAKGSDRAFLQHHIDGPFGLLPFMTLLRCLVVVRGNDRVTTIFSAQRRGDTLRTGQFCWFDYNRDIHHITKTGDPDDLLDDSRICLKVHYAVAPRWLAPFQSLFEGWNETYNRRARQLFVASKNPQSAIGRFLGAIVNVGTFLYPLFFQYVGVLNLLVVLLFWVASAGHPTERVYLFSFVHYLLYVFAYAFRAVEPGRFARDATLFQLIALGTLFYQYGQEGLDVPSLAVAAVGFGLSGLAFLRLGSDRTYFGAEFGVVPPGRVTGFPYGVIPHPMIVGKLVGFAGLALHAPFRAAWWPLLVGHVACYVLVLCQELAGRHVAFRFEETYRDFARFHRRTGNVVVHLVTTGLGLLGIFGLVGLVGPTPAVAVSFVAVGYAFFCAYTAPDQTALTSVLFTGVVLAAYLALPTLIWPVSVGLLVFGWVAQDLSHIVFRERTYMSSYQRERGAAGQFALHSVLLVPLICRAAFFRVTEPATA
- a CDS encoding alpha/beta fold hydrolase, whose translation is MSGLSRHWVQRGGVRLSYQVRDGPDPALVLLAGYGRSGSSWLPWLERVGPLPYRVVLVDHRGTGGSARSLRPYTLSTVADDAAAVLGAAAGHAPALVVGESMGGMVAQLLALRHPGQVGGLVLSASSARADFSRAFLRSLPLTVAAAVSKDVRVWSMCDRLLVHENKSPSDAHELLAPLREIQRAEPYSRVNSLLQAAAMSFHRTAGRLGAVGVPVEVLVGAGDRVLAPRNSRVLSECLPDARLTVLADAGHAIPFERPMELLRAVKRLRAR